One Succinispira mobilis DSM 6222 genomic window carries:
- a CDS encoding methylmalonyl-CoA mutase family protein, which yields MEQVKDLENTEIPEINFDEFEATCYDQWKEQAIIALKGADFDKSMFTKTYEGITLNPIYLPEDLEKLTHPQTYPAQASNLRGAHASGYISKPWIIAQQCDAKSLAEANAVLKRELLKGTTAVSFVLDTASRKGIDAPEALDVEFADKGVSVSTLADLEVILKDINLVQQDLALYAGASNIALLAAIAAFAEKQGFDTHKLTGAVAADPIGELASSGTLARSLDEYYDEMAHSIAWAEEHAPNLKTVIIDTDVYHNAGGNDVQEIGYAMSTAVTYIKAMLLRGISIEAFCKHVRFHFSIGANFFMEIAKLRSVKMIWSQIVQSFAGSKAAEKIDLFVSTSTFCQTAYDPYVNVLRAATQSFSAVIGGIDGMFIKPFDHVIRPSDEFSRRIARNVQIMLQHEFNLIQPIDPAGGSWYLEPLTNQLTEKAWAKFQELEAQGGILEALQTSKIHSDLTSILADRFKKLAMRSDRAVGNNMYPNMTEVPLTVEPVNYPELKAQRITSLEVNAKNRDNAMAQALLKEISDCDASEVGTLVTLAIKAMLVGATAGELNQALTGSNHKQPTVEAIAAHRWTENYEEMRKRTETFKATTGENYTIFLSNMGPIPQHKARAEFVTSFMQVAAFDVIGNDGFPTVDEAVQAVLASKADATIICSTDATYPDLAPELTRKLKAANSKIKVFLAGAPSKELKELCDAAGMDDYISVRSNCYETLVRMQKERGMF from the coding sequence ATGGAACAAGTAAAAGACCTTGAGAACACGGAAATTCCTGAAATCAACTTTGACGAATTTGAGGCTACTTGCTATGACCAATGGAAAGAGCAAGCAATTATTGCCCTCAAAGGTGCTGATTTTGATAAAAGTATGTTTACTAAAACATACGAGGGAATTACTTTAAATCCAATTTACCTCCCAGAAGATTTAGAAAAACTCACGCATCCGCAAACTTATCCAGCACAAGCTAGCAATCTTCGTGGGGCGCATGCCAGTGGCTATATTAGCAAACCTTGGATCATTGCTCAACAATGTGATGCTAAAAGTTTAGCAGAAGCAAACGCTGTTTTAAAACGCGAGCTATTAAAAGGAACTACTGCTGTTAGTTTTGTCCTAGATACTGCTAGCCGCAAAGGTATCGATGCTCCTGAGGCTTTAGATGTTGAATTTGCCGATAAAGGAGTTTCAGTTTCTACTTTAGCTGATTTAGAAGTTATCTTAAAAGATATTAACCTTGTTCAACAAGATTTAGCACTTTATGCAGGGGCTTCGAATATTGCCTTGCTAGCAGCTATTGCTGCTTTTGCTGAAAAACAAGGTTTTGATACACATAAATTAACTGGAGCTGTAGCAGCCGATCCGATCGGTGAACTAGCTAGTTCTGGTACTTTGGCGCGCTCTTTAGATGAATACTATGACGAAATGGCTCATAGCATTGCTTGGGCTGAAGAACATGCCCCTAATTTAAAAACTGTAATTATTGATACAGATGTTTATCATAATGCGGGTGGCAATGACGTGCAAGAAATTGGTTATGCCATGAGCACTGCGGTAACTTATATTAAAGCCATGCTACTGCGCGGGATTAGCATTGAAGCATTTTGCAAACATGTACGTTTTCACTTTAGTATTGGCGCTAACTTTTTTATGGAAATCGCTAAATTGCGTAGCGTAAAAATGATTTGGAGCCAAATCGTACAAAGTTTTGCTGGTAGCAAAGCGGCTGAGAAAATCGACTTATTTGTTAGCACCTCGACTTTCTGCCAAACAGCCTATGATCCTTATGTAAATGTGTTACGTGCCGCAACACAATCTTTTTCTGCCGTTATTGGTGGCATAGATGGCATGTTTATCAAACCTTTTGACCATGTAATTCGTCCTAGCGATGAGTTTTCGCGTCGTATTGCGCGTAATGTGCAAATAATGTTGCAACATGAGTTCAATTTAATTCAACCAATTGATCCTGCGGGCGGTTCTTGGTATTTAGAGCCACTTACTAACCAATTAACCGAAAAAGCTTGGGCTAAATTCCAAGAACTGGAAGCTCAAGGTGGTATTTTAGAAGCTTTACAAACTAGTAAAATTCACTCAGATTTAACTAGTATTTTAGCTGATAGATTTAAAAAGTTAGCAATGCGTAGTGACCGTGCGGTTGGCAATAACATGTATCCTAACATGACCGAAGTTCCTTTAACTGTCGAACCAGTTAATTATCCTGAACTTAAAGCGCAACGCATTACTAGTCTAGAAGTTAATGCTAAAAATCGTGATAATGCTATGGCCCAAGCCCTGTTAAAAGAAATCAGTGATTGTGATGCTAGCGAAGTAGGTACTTTAGTTACTTTAGCGATTAAAGCCATGCTCGTTGGCGCAACTGCGGGCGAACTAAACCAAGCGCTAACTGGCTCTAATCATAAACAACCTACGGTTGAGGCAATTGCCGCACATCGTTGGACGGAAAATTACGAAGAAATGCGAAAACGCACTGAAACTTTTAAAGCCACAACAGGGGAAAATTACACCATTTTCTTATCGAACATGGGTCCAATTCCGCAGCATAAAGCCCGGGCTGAATTTGTAACTTCTTTCATGCAAGTTGCCGCTTTTGATGTAATTGGCAATGACGGCTTCCCAACAGTTGATGAAGCTGTGCAAGCGGTTTTAGCTTCTAAAGCTGATGCCACAATTATTTGTTCTACTGATGCTACTTATCCAGATTTAGCACCTGAACTTACTCGCAAATTAAAAGCTGCGAATTCTAAAATCAAAGTATTTTTAGCTGGAGCACCAAGCAAAGAACTAAAAGAATTGTGCGATGCTGCGGGCATGGATGATTATATTAGTGTTAGATCTAATTGCTATGAAACCTTAGTCAGAATGCAAAAAGAAAGGGGGATGTTCTAA
- a CDS encoding carbon-nitrogen hydrolase family protein — MKIALLHFSLVAGPLEKNLQKLCWGIETAAENGAKWIITPEMALQGYYMNCIAGNYQPVSENSSELEPLKALAKKYQLTIFLGCAELTAKQAYNACLVIDASGEIVARHYKIRTLNWITEAWSTPGDSLEVVEIAGVRVGLLVCADAWFAENAAVLTQKAAQLIVVVAAWPPGCGGPPEAAWKRCSQAASNIPVIVCNQTGRTEKLDLTIAQSAVVVADKIITAYQGVAEKILYAQLPADLTDPSKWQTVNFELAPGNCNLL; from the coding sequence ATGAAAATAGCCTTGTTACATTTTTCCTTGGTAGCAGGACCATTAGAGAAAAATTTGCAAAAACTGTGTTGGGGGATAGAAACTGCAGCTGAAAATGGCGCTAAATGGATAATAACTCCAGAAATGGCTCTACAAGGATATTATATGAATTGTATCGCGGGCAATTATCAACCAGTAAGCGAAAATTCCTCAGAATTAGAACCGTTAAAGGCGCTGGCCAAAAAATATCAATTGACTATTTTTCTTGGTTGTGCAGAATTAACAGCTAAACAGGCCTATAATGCCTGTTTAGTGATAGATGCTAGCGGAGAAATAGTAGCTCGACATTATAAAATTCGTACTTTAAATTGGATAACTGAAGCCTGGTCGACTCCTGGCGATAGCTTAGAAGTAGTAGAAATAGCGGGAGTTCGTGTAGGCTTATTAGTTTGTGCTGATGCTTGGTTTGCTGAAAATGCAGCGGTATTAACGCAAAAAGCGGCGCAACTGATAGTCGTTGTGGCCGCGTGGCCACCAGGGTGTGGCGGCCCACCAGAGGCAGCTTGGAAAAGATGCTCACAAGCTGCCTCTAATATTCCCGTTATAGTGTGTAATCAAACAGGCAGAACAGAAAAATTAGATTTGACAATTGCACAAAGTGCAGTTGTAGTGGCTGATAAAATTATAACGGCTTATCAAGGTGTAGCAGAAAAAATTTTATACGCGCAGTTACCAGCTGATCTGACTGATCCTAGTAAGTGGCAGACAGTAAATTTTGAATTAGCTCCAGGTAATTGTAACTTGCTTTAA
- the cobN gene encoding cobaltochelatase subunit CobN, whose protein sequence is MAKIIVITNMENHFTGLQRASQRILATEQLLDKMEIIQVNDQEIWNKNWENKIKQSAFVLTTWMGTGLCCDFLKKASTFMQNNQKKHLFAIIDPGDDALSFGITSQEIERIGKYLSYGGLDNYINLCAYLMNYYLPEKVSYLEPQQLPWCGIYHPKFSGQALTTEEFFEKIYQKDKPVVGLVFAREDWLWDNIDYQNSIITALEQEGCNVLALFSSNLANSETGAPALGESIQKMFYYQGQVAIDVLINPFVFSLTVTGFASLKNLQELGVPILQVHNMYMDYKWWEASYVGLTANEVAYAVAMPEFDGVIHAVPTSTREQAADGTHYRYVLEERIKMLARKTRKWAMLAKKPNSEKKVAIVFHNYPPTNSNIGSAACIDSIESVRVLLGKLADKGYKVGEIPASSQEFIEEITAHATNDRRFISEKLLDNADATLSAAEYQKFYNSLPEKVQQQLQSDWGDAPGEVFNHKQKLIVPGVIRDNVFITVQPPRGFGDDPGKIYHSPDCAPTHHYLGFYYWLRDVWQADAMIHVGTHGNLEWLPGKGNAMSAACYSDIATGDMPNIYPYWITCVGEGIQAKRRSAACLISYLSAPMSTAGTYEELAELEQLLEEYCHFANDESAVAALPAIEELTHTKVQECNLQEDVPTIAGETFLAYVGRLHVYMTDIKNMQISTGLHILGEPPVDQELIEYLLALTKLENGEKPSLLKSLAQFYGYEYYQLLEASSQMLPSGKQTYGQFLDELQAKARELLVFLQINNFEPAVVEQLPKLDWIKALSRENLTILQTISSYICTHIAPSLLLTTQEQDNIMAALNGEYIEPSASGAPTSGGADLLPTGRNFYSIDPRALPTKVAWEIGKKMADDVIDRFIQEEGHYPESVGIILWATSNLRNHGQCIAEFLYLMGLRPVWQAGSGRVVGLEVMSLAELQRPRIDVTGRISGLFRDSLPASVTWLDTAVDLVAKLEEDLELNFVRKHVLQESGELIEAGLTEEEAWREASYRIFGDPPGAHGAGIGAVLEAKNWENVDDLAAVYTRWGGHVYGKGAAGEYSPERFKRRMSQLEITLQNVDHRESSMLSGDDYNNYRGGMVAAVRSYRGEMPKNYVSDSSDRKQIQVRSLNEELKRWFRGEAINPKYVEGMKKHGYKGAGDLATYVAVSYQWDATSEVMEDWMYEKYVEKYALDPKMQEWMKEVNPWALHRIAEVLLEAEQRGLWNAKAESKAELQKLFLSLEGELEEKQDN, encoded by the coding sequence ATGGCAAAAATTATAGTAATAACAAATATGGAAAATCATTTTACAGGCTTACAGCGGGCATCTCAGAGAATTTTAGCAACTGAGCAGTTACTAGATAAAATGGAAATAATTCAAGTTAATGACCAAGAAATCTGGAATAAAAACTGGGAAAATAAAATTAAACAAAGTGCTTTTGTTTTAACGACTTGGATGGGGACGGGTTTATGTTGTGATTTTTTGAAAAAAGCTTCAACTTTTATGCAAAATAATCAAAAAAAGCATTTGTTTGCAATTATTGATCCTGGCGATGATGCTTTAAGTTTTGGCATTACAAGCCAAGAAATTGAACGCATTGGCAAATATTTGTCTTATGGTGGTTTAGACAATTATATTAATTTATGTGCATATTTAATGAATTATTATTTGCCTGAAAAGGTTAGTTATCTGGAACCGCAGCAGTTACCTTGGTGCGGTATATACCATCCTAAATTTTCTGGTCAAGCTTTAACTACAGAGGAATTTTTTGAAAAAATATACCAAAAAGATAAACCTGTTGTCGGGTTAGTGTTTGCGCGAGAAGATTGGCTTTGGGATAATATTGATTATCAAAATAGTATTATTACGGCCTTAGAGCAAGAGGGATGCAATGTTTTAGCGTTGTTTAGTAGTAATTTGGCTAACTCTGAAACTGGAGCTCCGGCCTTAGGGGAAAGTATTCAAAAAATGTTTTATTACCAGGGGCAGGTGGCGATAGATGTTTTAATAAATCCGTTTGTTTTCTCGCTTACTGTCACGGGCTTTGCAAGTCTTAAAAATTTACAAGAGCTAGGTGTGCCAATATTACAAGTGCATAATATGTATATGGATTACAAATGGTGGGAAGCAAGTTATGTCGGTTTAACGGCCAATGAAGTTGCTTATGCGGTAGCAATGCCAGAGTTTGATGGGGTAATCCATGCGGTGCCGACAAGTACCAGAGAACAAGCAGCTGACGGAACGCATTATCGCTATGTTCTGGAAGAGCGAATTAAGATGCTAGCTAGAAAAACTCGTAAATGGGCAATGTTAGCCAAAAAACCTAATTCTGAGAAAAAAGTAGCGATTGTATTTCATAATTATCCACCGACAAATTCTAATATTGGTAGTGCCGCTTGTATCGACTCCATTGAAAGTGTGCGTGTTTTATTAGGAAAATTGGCGGATAAAGGTTATAAAGTCGGCGAGATTCCGGCTTCGAGCCAAGAATTTATTGAAGAAATTACCGCACATGCGACCAATGATCGTAGATTTATTTCCGAAAAACTTTTGGATAATGCCGATGCAACTTTAAGCGCGGCGGAGTATCAAAAATTTTATAACAGCTTACCAGAAAAAGTCCAACAGCAATTACAAAGCGATTGGGGCGATGCGCCTGGGGAAGTGTTTAATCATAAGCAAAAGTTGATAGTGCCTGGAGTTATTAGAGATAATGTTTTTATTACCGTACAACCACCACGGGGTTTTGGGGATGATCCAGGTAAAATATATCATTCGCCAGATTGTGCCCCGACACATCATTATTTAGGCTTTTATTATTGGCTAAGAGATGTTTGGCAAGCTGATGCAATGATTCATGTAGGTACACATGGTAATTTGGAATGGTTACCAGGTAAAGGCAATGCAATGTCCGCGGCCTGCTATTCGGATATAGCTACAGGTGATATGCCCAATATTTATCCCTATTGGATAACTTGTGTAGGCGAAGGTATTCAAGCTAAACGGCGAAGTGCTGCTTGCTTAATAAGTTATTTATCGGCACCGATGAGTACGGCAGGGACCTATGAAGAACTAGCTGAGTTAGAACAATTATTGGAAGAATACTGCCATTTTGCTAATGATGAAAGTGCAGTCGCAGCTCTACCGGCAATAGAAGAGTTAACACATACTAAAGTGCAGGAATGTAACTTACAAGAAGATGTGCCAACTATAGCAGGTGAAACCTTTTTAGCTTATGTAGGTCGGTTGCATGTATATATGACTGATATTAAAAATATGCAAATAAGTACAGGGTTACATATTTTAGGTGAACCGCCAGTTGATCAAGAACTAATTGAATATTTATTAGCTTTAACAAAATTAGAAAATGGGGAAAAACCTTCTCTATTAAAATCGCTAGCACAATTTTATGGATATGAATATTACCAATTGTTAGAAGCTAGTAGCCAAATGTTGCCTAGTGGGAAACAAACTTATGGACAATTTTTAGATGAGCTTCAAGCTAAAGCGCGGGAGCTATTAGTATTTTTACAAATTAATAATTTTGAGCCTGCGGTAGTTGAACAATTGCCAAAGCTTGACTGGATAAAAGCTTTAAGCCGAGAAAATCTAACAATTTTACAAACAATTAGTAGCTATATTTGCACACATATTGCGCCTAGCTTGTTATTGACAACACAAGAGCAAGATAACATTATGGCGGCCTTAAACGGCGAGTATATTGAACCGAGTGCATCGGGAGCACCTACGAGTGGTGGTGCAGATTTATTGCCTACGGGTAGAAATTTTTATAGCATTGATCCGCGAGCCTTACCAACGAAAGTTGCTTGGGAAATTGGCAAGAAAATGGCCGATGATGTTATCGACAGATTTATTCAAGAGGAAGGGCACTATCCAGAAAGTGTGGGCATAATTTTATGGGCGACTAGCAATTTGCGGAATCACGGTCAATGTATTGCTGAATTTTTGTATTTGATGGGCTTAAGACCAGTATGGCAAGCTGGTAGCGGTCGTGTGGTTGGCTTAGAAGTTATGTCCTTAGCTGAATTGCAAAGACCGCGCATTGATGTTACGGGTCGAATTAGTGGTTTGTTCCGCGATAGTTTGCCTGCTTCAGTTACTTGGCTAGATACAGCGGTAGATTTAGTAGCAAAGCTAGAGGAAGATTTAGAATTGAATTTTGTGCGGAAACATGTTTTGCAAGAAAGTGGTGAGTTGATAGAAGCTGGGCTGACTGAAGAAGAGGCTTGGCGTGAAGCCTCATATCGAATTTTTGGTGATCCACCAGGGGCACATGGGGCTGGAATTGGGGCAGTGTTAGAAGCGAAAAATTGGGAAAATGTAGATGATTTGGCGGCGGTTTATACGAGATGGGGCGGACATGTATATGGTAAAGGTGCAGCGGGGGAATATTCGCCAGAACGCTTTAAAAGACGAATGTCACAGCTAGAAATAACTTTACAAAACGTGGATCACCGCGAATCATCAATGTTAAGTGGCGATGATTATAATAATTATCGTGGCGGGATGGTAGCGGCAGTACGTAGCTACCGTGGTGAAATGCCTAAGAATTATGTAAGTGATAGTTCGGATCGTAAACAAATTCAAGTACGAAGTTTAAATGAAGAACTCAAACGTTGGTTTCGTGGTGAAGCAATTAATCCTAAGTATGTTGAAGGTATGAAAAAGCATGGCTATAAAGGTGCAGGTGATTTGGCAACCTATGTAGCTGTAAGTTATCAGTGGGATGCAACTAGTGAAGTTATGGAAGACTGGATGTATGAAAAATATGTAGAAAAATATGCCTTAGACCCTAAAATGCAAGAGTGGATGAAAGAAGTTAATCCTTGGGCCCTGCATCGTATAGCCGAAGTATTGCTAGAAGCGGAACAACGCGGACTGTGGAATGCTAAAGCAGAGAGCAAAGCAGAATTGCAAAAACTATTTTTAAGTTTAGAAGGAGAACTAGAAGAAAAACAAGATAATTAA
- a CDS encoding S-layer family protein has protein sequence MQILANEINNQDNALLYSKNDLELKAKNKILNQSSTIESQGNITINTAELSNEKSIFETDWAISNQYIAYGISPMSGCYSATRNFNRNIMTGKIDNETAAGQILAEKDIAIQANVSNHYSKIVAGNDLNIQGDRVENLGYQGTIITTDVGADNHSWKYKKKHKLRRSTWVYGNTAIPYYKQVIVDDNIARLGILSGVNTVTITADNVENKTLDAGKAVIENKTPAAKQPQVQNLKWQENKLDKKSTLASLVRNEHLFSVNSNPSAKYLIETKAEFANYNNFISSDYLLERVKTSPEKVIKRLGDGYYEQKRISEQITELTGKKYLHNYSSEIEQYKSLLENGATYANQYNLNIGIALTKEQMAALTSDIVWLVEKEIEGEKVLVPEIYLANLKAGDLTSGGAIITGTDIQLIAQEDLKNIGMRWYSKIVTATLIFMIK, from the coding sequence ATGCAGATTTTAGCAAACGAAATCAACAATCAAGACAATGCCTTGCTGTACAGTAAAAATGATTTAGAGTTAAAAGCGAAAAATAAAATTTTAAATCAGTCTTCGACCATAGAAAGTCAAGGCAATATTACAATTAATACAGCAGAGCTAAGTAACGAAAAAAGTATTTTTGAAACTGATTGGGCGATAAGTAATCAATATATAGCCTACGGTATTAGTCCCATGTCGGGCTGCTATAGCGCAACACGGAACTTTAACCGCAATATAATGACCGGCAAAATTGATAATGAAACAGCGGCAGGCCAAATTTTGGCAGAAAAAGATATCGCAATTCAAGCTAATGTCAGCAATCATTACAGCAAAATAGTAGCTGGCAATGACTTAAATATTCAAGGCGACCGTGTAGAAAACCTTGGTTATCAAGGCACAATAATAACTACAGATGTCGGCGCAGATAATCATAGCTGGAAATATAAAAAGAAACACAAATTACGCCGCTCAACTTGGGTATATGGTAATACCGCAATTCCCTACTATAAACAAGTAATCGTAGATGATAATATTGCACGTCTAGGGATATTAAGTGGGGTAAATACGGTAACTATTACCGCAGATAACGTTGAAAATAAAACTTTAGATGCAGGCAAAGCTGTTATAGAAAACAAAACCCCGGCTGCCAAACAACCACAAGTACAAAACTTAAAATGGCAAGAAAATAAACTAGATAAAAAAAGCACTTTAGCGAGCTTGGTTCGCAATGAACATCTCTTTAGTGTAAATAGCAATCCAAGTGCTAAATACCTCATAGAGACAAAAGCAGAATTCGCTAATTATAATAATTTTATCTCTAGCGACTATTTACTAGAGCGAGTAAAAACAAGTCCAGAGAAAGTAATAAAGCGTCTAGGTGATGGATATTACGAACAAAAACGAATTAGTGAACAAATAACTGAATTAACCGGAAAAAAATATCTGCATAACTACAGCTCAGAAATAGAACAATATAAAAGCCTTCTAGAAAATGGCGCAACCTATGCCAACCAATATAACCTTAATATCGGTATAGCTTTAACTAAAGAGCAAATGGCAGCGCTAACTAGTGATATAGTTTGGCTAGTAGAAAAAGAAATAGAGGGCGAAAAAGTCTTAGTGCCAGAAATTTACCTAGCAAATCTAAAAGCAGGAGATTTAACAAGTGGCGGCGCGATCATTACTGGAACTGATATCCAATTAATTGCCCAAGAAGACTTAAAAAATATCGGTATGAGATGGTATAGTAAAATTGTAACAGCAACGCTGATATTTATGATAAAATAA
- a CDS encoding IS3 family transposase (programmed frameshift) translates to MAGIKKTYTPEFKKKMVKLVLEEGRQMKSVNQEYNLGEGSLRKWIRDYSEECETNPELNNEKDQMAEILKLRKELAEAKKENDFLKKAAGILRKGTRLEKYKFIDIYNDKFGVRWLLSKFKIKPNAYYNYKKNRKADYYANKSSIQSTIEDIYHEYAGRPGYRMMRIFLNRKNINISNLTVHKYMKELSLHSIVIRKKPKYKKGDCYKKFDNLVKQNFTVDVPNKVWCTDFTYMWLEDGAKRYNCTIIDLFDRSPVATLNSNRINAELAIETLKIALNHNKIKDGFILHSDQGTQFTSRDFTEFCSLQNITQSMSKAGCPYDNAPMESFYGTFKADFINHHSFESDEALNEATYNYIWVYYNHVRSHSSNGYLTPFEKRFS, encoded by the exons ATGGCAGGAATAAAAAAAACTTACACACCAGAATTCAAGAAAAAAATGGTGAAATTAGTCCTTGAAGAAGGACGTCAAATGAAAAGTGTAAATCAAGAATACAATCTAGGTGAAGGTAGTTTGCGTAAATGGATTCGTGACTACAGTGAAGAATGCGAAACAAATCCAGAATTAAATAATGAAAAAGACCAAATGGCGGAAATCTTAAAGTTACGTAAGGAATTAGCTGAAGCCAAAAAGGAAAATGACTTCTTAAAAAAAGCCGCCG GCATTCTTCGCAAAGGAACTAGATTAGAAAAATACAAATTCATTGATATTTATAATGATAAGTTTGGTGTACGATGGTTATTATCAAAGTTCAAAATAAAACCTAATGCTTATTATAATTATAAAAAGAATAGAAAAGCTGATTATTATGCCAACAAGTCCAGTATTCAATCTACCATAGAAGATATCTATCACGAGTATGCAGGTAGACCTGGTTATCGAATGATGAGGATTTTTCTCAATAGAAAAAATATTAATATTAGTAATCTAACCGTTCATAAATACATGAAGGAACTAAGCCTTCATTCTATTGTTATACGCAAAAAACCAAAATATAAAAAAGGTGATTGTTATAAAAAATTTGACAATCTAGTGAAACAAAATTTTACAGTGGATGTCCCTAATAAAGTGTGGTGTACTGATTTTACCTACATGTGGCTTGAAGATGGAGCAAAACGTTATAATTGTACTATCATTGATTTATTCGATCGTTCTCCTGTTGCTACGCTAAATAGTAATCGTATTAATGCTGAATTGGCAATTGAAACTCTTAAAATAGCATTAAACCATAATAAAATAAAAGACGGATTTATTCTGCATTCAGACCAAGGTACCCAGTTTACTTCTAGAGATTTTACTGAGTTTTGCTCTTTACAAAATATCACACAAAGTATGAGTAAAGCAGGGTGTCCTTATGATAATGCACCAATGGAAAGTTTTTATGGAACGTTCAAAGCAGACTTCATAAATCATCATAGTTTTGAGAGTGATGAGGCTTTAAATGAGGCAACTTACAATTATATTTGGGTGTATTATAATCATGTTAGATCGCATTCATCAAATGGATACTTGACACCGTTTGAAAAAAGATTTAGTTAA
- a CDS encoding exonuclease SbcCD subunit D encodes MKFMHISDLHIGKRVNEFSLVEEQKHILGEILELLKKEAVQGLLVAGDIYDKVIPSAEAVDIFDEFLTQVAQINIPIFIISGNHDSPERLEFGSRIMHNNNIYIYGEYDAKVQKIVLNDEYGPVNVFLLPYIKPVIVNKKLSSQTESYQECVQLALQDLKLDTSQRNILVAHQFVTAAGVSPERSESESISLGGVDNVDFGVFADFDYVALGHIHRAQKIGRDTVRYSGSPLKYSFSECNHNKSVTLVEIKQKGEIFINLISLNPLRDLQELKTTLAELQSGSTLEKVSQNNYVHITLTDEQEILDAIGKVREIYPNVMLLDFENKRSQNDLELELLTNKDLQEKTPEQLFADFYLKQNNQELTNQQQKILQQVLAEALQETER; translated from the coding sequence ATGAAATTTATGCATATATCGGATTTACATATTGGGAAAAGAGTCAATGAGTTTTCTTTGGTAGAAGAGCAAAAACATATTTTAGGGGAAATACTTGAACTGCTTAAAAAAGAGGCTGTTCAAGGACTTTTAGTTGCCGGGGATATATATGATAAGGTAATTCCATCGGCAGAAGCTGTAGATATTTTTGATGAGTTCCTTACGCAAGTAGCTCAAATTAATATTCCGATTTTTATTATTAGTGGCAATCATGATTCACCAGAACGTTTAGAATTTGGTAGTAGAATTATGCATAATAATAATATATATATATATGGTGAATATGATGCTAAAGTGCAAAAGATAGTTTTAAATGACGAATATGGGCCCGTTAATGTGTTTTTATTACCGTATATAAAGCCCGTGATAGTTAATAAAAAGCTATCGAGTCAAACAGAAAGTTATCAAGAATGTGTACAACTAGCTTTACAAGATTTAAAGCTTGATACTTCGCAGCGAAATATTTTAGTTGCCCATCAATTTGTCACAGCTGCTGGGGTGAGCCCAGAAAGGTCGGAATCAGAAAGCATTTCTTTAGGCGGAGTGGACAATGTTGATTTCGGTGTTTTTGCTGATTTTGACTATGTGGCTTTGGGGCATATTCATCGTGCGCAAAAAATAGGTCGCGATACTGTACGTTATAGTGGTTCGCCATTGAAATATTCTTTTTCTGAATGTAATCACAATAAATCAGTGACATTGGTAGAGATTAAGCAAAAAGGTGAAATTTTTATAAATTTAATTAGCTTGAATCCGTTAAGAGATTTACAAGAATTAAAGACTACTCTAGCGGAACTACAAAGTGGCAGTACTTTGGAAAAAGTTTCGCAGAATAATTATGTGCATATAACGCTAACTGATGAACAAGAAATTTTAGATGCGATTGGCAAAGTTAGAGAAATTTATCCAAATGTAATGCTCCTTGACTTCGAGAACAAGCGTAGCCAAAATGACTTAGAATTGGAATTGTTAACTAATAAAGATCTGCAAGAGAAAACACCAGAACAATTATTTGCCGATTTTTACTTAAAACAAAATAATCAAGAATTAACAAATCAGCAACAGAAAATATTACAACAGGTTTTGGCAGAGGCCTTACAAGAGACTGAAAGGTGA